The proteins below are encoded in one region of Apium graveolens cultivar Ventura chromosome 4, ASM990537v1, whole genome shotgun sequence:
- the LOC141718639 gene encoding uncharacterized protein LOC141718639, whose amino-acid sequence MAVESIDNKVAFGVVFYDGDGVSRSVHGVPLEPGFVRVGVDGSIQDDALVPVPVVGEIEIVQQAIGSHLAWPKDMIIYTSSTGSEPKDNVPPHFRLLYKFASTVMKESGNSIPVSYNFQIFGIERTIYLLHENIIELLEFKMIGQSAISTYMVYLYSVFRDTSSRDLSAMFAFLHPSTYKLNDEFNEYVVQRLKDGVLRMKFMSYNYNLHWILILFWESEIFILNPLPHHPHPQDLEKALMRAVRSYNAPEGRVNKNPKVKNLVGCPKQPGGTEFGYLVIRYMKYLIEDQEMKLLDKLVEE is encoded by the exons ATGGCAGTGGAGAGCATTGATAACAAGGTAGCTTTTGGTGTTGTTTTTTATGATGGAGACGGAGTGAGTAGATCGGTTCATGGAGTGCCTCTAGAACCAGGATTTGTTCGTGTTGGGGTGGACGGAAGCATCCAGGATGATGCTTTGGTTCCTGTTCCTGTGGTTGGTGAGATAGAAATCGTCCAGCAAGCCATCGGTTCTCATTTGGCATGGCCCAAAGACATGATCATATACACCTCTAGTACTGGTTCCGAG CCAAAGGACAATGTGCCTCCTCACTTTAGGCTGTTGTACAAATTTGCATCGACAGTGATGAAGGAAAGTGGAAACTCGATACCGGTTTCATATAATTTTCAAATCTTTGGAATTGAAAGAACTATATATTTACTTCATGAGAACATAATTGAATTGCTAGAGTTTAAAATGATTGGACAGTCTGCTATATCAACATACATGGT GTATTTGTATTCAGTATTTCGGGATACGTCGAGTAGAGATTTGTCAGCGATGTTTGCTTTTCTTCATCCGTCCACATACAAGCTGAATGATGAATTTAATGAATATGTTGTGCAAAGGCTGAAAGATGGAGTTCTTCGGATGAAATTCATGTCTTATAACTATAA TTTACATTGGATTTTGATCTTGTTTTGGGAATCAGAAATCTTCATCCTTAATCCATTGCCTCATCATCCTCATCCCCAGgaccttgaaaaggctttaatgcg GGCAGTGAGATCTTATAATGCTCCGGAAGGACGGGTAAACAAGAATCCCAAAGTTAAAAACCTTGTT GGATGCCCTAAACAACCAGGTGGCACAGAATTTGGATATTTGGTCATACGATATATGAAATATTTAATTGAGGACCAGGAGATGAAGCTTCTAGACAAG TTGGTTGAGGAATGA